The Thermobispora bispora DSM 43833 genome window below encodes:
- the fabG gene encoding 3-oxoacyl-[acyl-carrier-protein] reductase: MTRSVLVTGGNRGIGLAIARELAAAGDAVAITYRTGEPPEGFFAVRCDVTSTADVDAAFEKVEAEQGPVEVVVANAGITRDTLLPMMSEEDFTEVLNTNLVGAYRVAKRAVRPMLRLRRGRIILISSVVALSGSAGQTNYSASKAGLIGFGRSLARELASRNITVNIVAPGFVETDMTKVLTEAQQEQIRKQIPMGRQAKPEEVARVVRFLASEDASYITGAVIPVDGGLGMGH; this comes from the coding sequence ATGACTCGCTCAGTTCTCGTCACGGGCGGGAATCGCGGCATCGGCCTCGCGATCGCCCGCGAGCTCGCCGCCGCCGGAGACGCGGTCGCCATCACCTACCGGACCGGGGAGCCGCCCGAGGGTTTCTTCGCCGTCCGGTGCGATGTGACGAGCACCGCCGACGTCGACGCGGCGTTCGAGAAGGTCGAGGCGGAGCAGGGCCCGGTGGAGGTGGTGGTCGCGAACGCCGGGATCACCCGCGACACCCTGCTCCCGATGATGAGTGAGGAGGACTTCACCGAGGTCCTCAACACGAACCTGGTCGGCGCCTACCGGGTGGCGAAGCGGGCGGTCCGCCCGATGCTCCGGCTCCGGCGCGGCCGGATCATCCTGATCTCCTCGGTCGTCGCCCTGTCCGGCTCGGCCGGCCAGACCAACTACTCGGCCTCGAAGGCGGGCCTGATCGGGTTCGGCAGGTCGCTCGCCCGGGAGCTCGCCTCCCGCAACATCACGGTCAACATCGTCGCGCCCGGGTTCGTCGAGACCGACATGACCAAGGTGCTCACCGAGGCCCAGCAGGAGCAGATCCGCAAGCAGATCCCGATGGGCCGTCAGGCGAAGCCGGAGGAGGTCGCCCGGGTGGTCCGGTTCCTCGCGAGCGAGGACGCCTCCTACATCACGGGTGCCGTCATCCCCGTCGACGGCGGCCTCGGCATGGGACACTGA
- a CDS encoding TldD/PmbA family protein — MRQIDPGFLALPLRRMADAALQRARDLGVEYAAFRLERVRAETLRLFDARLEGSMDADDLGFSVRVIKDGTWGFASGIELTPEAAARAAEEAVEVARVSAPINREPVELAPEPVYADVTWVSSYEIDPFEVPVGEKVELLADWSSRMLGRVDHVSASLMQVKEQKFYADSAGTVTTQQRVRIHPVLTAMKSDGSRFDDMRTLAPPVGRGWEYLTGTGWDFPAELAEIPDLLDEKLKAPSVEPGTYDLVIHPSNLWLTIHESIGHATELDRALGYEAAYAGTSFATFDKLGTLQYGSPVMNVVGDRTVEHGLATIGWDDEGVQTQSFDIVRDGVLVGYQLDRRMARLKGLGRSNGCAFADSPGHVPLQRMANVSLQPAEGGPSTEELISRVERGIYIVGDKSWSIDMQRYNFQFTGQRFYKIENGRLAGQLRDVAYQASTLDFWRSMEAVGGPQTYVLGGAFNCGKGQPGQVAPVSHGAPSALFRGVRILNTVQEAGKR; from the coding sequence ATGCGCCAGATCGACCCCGGCTTCCTCGCCCTGCCCCTGCGGCGGATGGCGGACGCCGCCCTGCAGCGTGCCCGAGACCTGGGGGTGGAGTACGCGGCCTTCCGCCTCGAGCGGGTGCGGGCCGAGACGCTGCGCCTGTTCGACGCCCGGCTCGAGGGCTCCATGGACGCCGACGACCTCGGCTTCTCCGTCCGCGTGATCAAGGATGGTACCTGGGGTTTCGCGTCCGGGATCGAGCTGACCCCCGAGGCGGCCGCGCGGGCGGCCGAGGAGGCGGTGGAGGTGGCGCGGGTGAGCGCGCCGATCAACCGGGAGCCGGTGGAGCTCGCGCCCGAGCCGGTGTACGCCGACGTGACGTGGGTCTCCTCGTACGAGATCGACCCGTTCGAGGTCCCGGTGGGCGAGAAGGTGGAGCTGCTCGCCGACTGGTCCTCGCGGATGCTCGGCCGGGTGGACCACGTGTCCGCCTCGCTCATGCAGGTCAAGGAGCAGAAGTTCTACGCCGACTCGGCCGGCACGGTCACCACTCAGCAGCGGGTGCGCATCCACCCGGTGCTCACCGCGATGAAGTCGGACGGCTCCCGCTTCGACGACATGCGCACCCTCGCCCCGCCGGTCGGCCGGGGGTGGGAGTACCTGACCGGCACCGGCTGGGACTTCCCGGCCGAGCTCGCCGAGATCCCGGACCTGCTCGACGAGAAGCTCAAGGCCCCCTCGGTCGAGCCGGGCACGTACGACCTGGTGATCCACCCGTCGAACCTCTGGCTCACGATCCACGAGTCGATCGGGCACGCCACCGAGCTGGACCGCGCGCTCGGGTATGAGGCGGCCTACGCGGGCACGTCGTTCGCGACCTTCGACAAGCTCGGCACGCTGCAGTACGGCTCGCCGGTGATGAACGTGGTCGGCGACCGGACGGTCGAGCACGGCCTTGCGACGATCGGCTGGGACGACGAGGGCGTGCAGACCCAGTCGTTCGACATCGTCCGCGACGGCGTCCTCGTCGGCTACCAGCTCGACCGGCGCATGGCGCGGCTGAAGGGCCTGGGCCGGTCGAACGGGTGCGCGTTCGCCGACTCGCCCGGCCACGTGCCGCTCCAGCGGATGGCGAACGTCTCGCTGCAGCCCGCCGAGGGCGGCCCGTCGACCGAGGAGCTGATCTCCCGGGTGGAGCGCGGCATCTACATCGTCGGCGACAAGAGCTGGTCGATCGACATGCAGCGCTACAACTTCCAGTTCACCGGGCAGCGCTTTTACAAGATCGAGAACGGCCGGCTCGCCGGGCAGCTCCGGGACGTGGCCTACCAGGCCAGCACCCTCGACTTCTGGCGCTCCATGGAGGCGGTCGGCGGCCCGCAGACCTACGTGCTCGGCGGGGCCTTCAACTGCGGGAAGGGCCAGCCGGGCCAGGTCGCGCCGGTGAGCCACGGCGCCCCGTCGGCGCTGTTCCGGGGCGTCCGGATCCTCAACACCGTCCAGGAGGCCGGCAAGCGATGA
- a CDS encoding metallopeptidase TldD-related protein, producing the protein MSTGNEPGGRNMTPQEMVERALALSEADDCIVIVDEGSTANLRFAGNTLTTNGVGRSSRTTVISIVGDRAGVVSRSAVRPDQLADVVAAADRAAREAPPSEDARPLVSGAVSPDWDRPVEPTSIEVFRGFTAALGQTFSAAEASGRRLYGFAEHTITTTFLGSSTGLRLRHDQPTGRLELNAKSADMSRSAWVGVATRDFTDVDVPALDATLAQRLEWAKRRIELPPGRYETILPPSAVSDLMIYMYWSAGARDAADGRTVFSKPGGGTRVGERLSPLPVRINSDPAHPGIECAPFVIAHASTREQSVFDNGLPLTATDWIADGTLTNLLQTRHSAELTGLAVTPGVDNLIMAGPEGGRSLEEMIAATERGLLLTCLWYIREVDPQTLLLTGLTRDGVYLVEGGEVVGEVNNFRFNESPVELLGRLTEVGAHQRTLPREWSDYFTRVVMPPIRVPDFNMSTVSQAN; encoded by the coding sequence ATGAGCACAGGGAACGAGCCCGGAGGGCGGAACATGACGCCGCAGGAGATGGTCGAGCGGGCGCTCGCCCTGAGCGAGGCGGACGATTGCATCGTCATCGTGGACGAGGGCTCGACGGCGAACCTGCGCTTCGCCGGCAACACGCTCACCACGAACGGGGTCGGCCGCTCCTCCCGCACCACGGTGATCTCGATCGTCGGGGACCGGGCCGGCGTGGTCTCCCGCTCCGCGGTACGGCCGGACCAGCTCGCCGACGTGGTGGCGGCGGCGGACCGGGCCGCTCGGGAGGCGCCGCCGTCCGAGGACGCGCGGCCGCTGGTGAGCGGGGCCGTCTCCCCGGACTGGGACCGGCCGGTCGAGCCGACCTCCATCGAGGTCTTCCGCGGCTTCACCGCCGCGCTCGGGCAGACCTTCAGCGCCGCCGAGGCGTCCGGCCGGAGGCTGTACGGCTTCGCCGAGCACACGATCACCACCACGTTCCTCGGCTCGTCGACCGGGCTCCGGCTCCGCCACGACCAGCCGACCGGCCGCCTGGAGCTCAACGCGAAGTCGGCCGACATGTCCCGCTCCGCGTGGGTGGGGGTGGCGACGCGCGACTTCACCGACGTGGACGTGCCGGCGCTGGACGCCACGCTCGCCCAGCGGCTGGAGTGGGCCAAGCGCCGCATCGAGCTCCCGCCCGGCCGCTACGAGACCATCCTGCCGCCCTCCGCGGTCTCCGACCTGATGATCTACATGTACTGGTCGGCGGGCGCGCGGGACGCGGCCGACGGGCGGACGGTCTTCTCCAAGCCGGGCGGCGGCACCCGCGTCGGCGAGCGGCTCTCCCCGCTGCCGGTGCGGATCAACAGCGACCCGGCCCACCCGGGGATCGAGTGCGCCCCGTTCGTGATCGCGCACGCGTCCACCCGCGAGCAGTCGGTCTTCGACAACGGCCTCCCGCTCACCGCGACGGACTGGATCGCGGACGGCACGCTCACCAACCTCCTGCAGACCCGGCACTCCGCCGAGCTGACCGGCCTGGCGGTCACCCCGGGCGTCGACAACCTGATCATGGCGGGCCCGGAGGGCGGCCGGTCCCTGGAGGAGATGATCGCCGCCACCGAGCGCGGCCTGCTGCTGACCTGCCTCTGGTACATCCGGGAGGTCGACCCGCAGACCCTGCTGCTCACCGGCCTCACCCGGGACGGCGTGTACCTGGTGGAGGGCGGCGAGGTCGTCGGGGAGGTCAACAACTTCCGGTTCAACGAGTCCCCGGTGGAGCTGCTCGGCCGGCTCACCGAGGTCGGCGCGCACCAGCGGACGCTGCCCCGGGAGTGGAGCGACTACTTCACCCGGGTGGTGATGCCGCCGATCCGGGTGCCCGACTTCAACATGTCCACGGTGAGCCAGGCGAACTGA
- a CDS encoding dodecin, giving the protein MSDRTYRVIDVVGTSGESVDHAIRNAIRRAARTMRHLDWFEVTEIRGDIADGDVAHFQVGLKVGFRLEDPD; this is encoded by the coding sequence ATGAGCGATCGCACCTACCGGGTGATCGACGTCGTCGGCACGTCGGGTGAGAGCGTCGACCACGCGATCAGGAACGCGATCCGCCGGGCGGCCCGGACCATGCGGCACCTCGACTGGTTCGAGGTCACCGAGATCCGGGGGGACATCGCGGACGGCGACGTGGCCCACTTCCAGGTCGGCCTCAAGGTGGGCTTCCGCCTCGAGGACCCGGACTGA
- a CDS encoding DUF3099 domain-containing protein has translation MEFVKSWRGFRRNRQVVHRVTDAPVSLTDDIKRRERAYLIKMGIRLICFILAVALPAPWPIKLLLVAAAVLLPYVAVIGANQRGRDVDPDLDLTSPERKEITGSRREIGS, from the coding sequence GTGGAGTTCGTGAAGTCATGGCGCGGATTCCGGCGCAACCGCCAAGTCGTCCACCGGGTTACGGACGCCCCGGTCTCCCTCACCGACGACATCAAACGTCGTGAGCGGGCCTACCTCATCAAGATGGGCATCCGGCTGATCTGTTTCATCCTGGCCGTGGCCCTCCCGGCCCCGTGGCCGATCAAGCTGCTTCTCGTGGCCGCCGCGGTTCTTTTGCCATACGTTGCCGTTATCGGGGCCAATCAACGAGGACGGGACGTCGATCCAGACCTTGATTTGACCTCCCCTGAACGGAAAGAGATAACCGGATCCCGACGCGAAATCGGGTCGTGA
- the mobA gene encoding molybdenum cofactor guanylyltransferase, protein MPYDAVILAGGRAARLGGADKPGAPVGGLPLIARVAAAVPDAGRLIVVGPPRPLPERAAGTPLARAVFTREDPPGSGPIPALRAGLAQVRAELLALLAADLPFLTAGHVALLLERARRARAGAVLTDEAGGEQWLIGAWRTGVLAAALGRYRGTSLRGLLGPLGPDPVRIAVPEGERPPWFDCDTPDDLARARRWAEPASRW, encoded by the coding sequence ATGCCGTACGACGCGGTGATCCTCGCCGGTGGGCGGGCCGCGCGGCTCGGCGGCGCGGACAAGCCGGGGGCGCCGGTCGGCGGGCTGCCGCTGATCGCGCGGGTGGCCGCGGCGGTGCCCGATGCCGGGCGGCTCATCGTCGTCGGCCCGCCCCGGCCGCTTCCGGAGCGGGCGGCGGGCACGCCCCTGGCGCGGGCGGTGTTCACCCGGGAGGATCCGCCGGGGTCAGGCCCGATCCCGGCGCTGCGGGCCGGGCTGGCACAGGTGCGGGCCGAGCTGCTGGCGCTGCTCGCCGCCGACCTGCCGTTCCTCACCGCCGGGCACGTCGCCCTGCTCCTCGAGCGCGCCCGGCGGGCGCGGGCCGGTGCCGTGCTGACCGATGAGGCGGGCGGTGAGCAGTGGCTGATCGGCGCGTGGCGCACCGGGGTGCTCGCCGCCGCGCTCGGCCGGTACCGGGGCACCTCGCTGCGCGGGCTGCTCGGACCGCTCGGGCCGGACCCGGTCCGGATCGCCGTGCCGGAGGGGGAGCGGCCGCCGTGGTTCGACTGCGACACGCCGGACGATCTCGCCCGCGCCCGCCGCTGGGCGGAGCCCGCGTCCCGGTGGTGA
- the moaA gene encoding GTP 3',8-cyclase MoaA: MLVDSFGRVATDLRVSLTDRCNLRCAYCMPPEGLDWLPKPSILTAEEVIRLVRIGVERLGITEVRYTGGEPLLRRDLVEIVAATARLRPRPRISLTTNGIGLARLAEPLARAGLDRVNVSLDTLDRELFIRLAHRDRLHDVLDGLTAAAAAGLTPVKVNTVLMRGVNEHEAVPLLRFCLEHGYELRFVEQMPLDAQHGWRREDMVTADEILGLLKQEFDLTEDDPRARGSAPAEMYLVNGGPHRVGVIASVTRPFCGACDRVRITADGQVRNCLFALEETDLRTAMRSGASDDELAELWRGAVRRKKAGHGINDPGFLQPPRSMSAIGG, translated from the coding sequence GTGCTGGTCGACTCCTTCGGCCGGGTCGCGACGGATCTGCGGGTGTCGCTGACCGACCGGTGCAATTTGCGGTGCGCCTACTGCATGCCTCCCGAGGGCCTCGACTGGCTGCCCAAACCGAGCATCCTCACCGCTGAGGAGGTCATCCGGCTGGTCCGCATCGGGGTGGAGCGGCTCGGCATCACCGAGGTGCGCTACACCGGAGGCGAGCCGCTGCTCCGCCGTGATCTCGTGGAGATCGTCGCCGCCACCGCGCGGCTCCGCCCCCGTCCGCGGATCTCGCTGACCACCAACGGCATCGGGCTCGCCCGGCTCGCCGAGCCGCTCGCCCGCGCCGGGCTCGACCGGGTCAACGTCTCGCTCGACACGCTCGACCGCGAGCTGTTCATCCGGCTCGCCCACCGTGACCGGCTGCACGACGTGCTCGACGGGCTCACCGCCGCGGCGGCGGCCGGGCTCACCCCGGTGAAGGTCAACACGGTGCTCATGCGGGGCGTCAACGAGCACGAGGCGGTCCCGCTGCTGCGGTTCTGCCTCGAGCACGGGTACGAGCTGCGGTTCGTGGAGCAGATGCCGCTCGACGCCCAGCACGGCTGGCGCCGGGAGGACATGGTGACCGCGGACGAGATCCTCGGCCTGCTGAAGCAGGAGTTCGACCTCACCGAGGACGACCCGCGGGCCCGGGGGAGCGCGCCCGCCGAGATGTACCTGGTGAACGGCGGCCCGCACCGCGTCGGGGTGATCGCCTCGGTGACCCGCCCGTTCTGCGGCGCCTGCGACCGGGTGCGGATCACCGCCGACGGGCAGGTGCGCAACTGCCTGTTCGCGCTCGAGGAGACCGATCTGCGCACCGCCATGCGCTCCGGGGCGTCCGACGACGAGCTGGCCGAGCTGTGGCGGGGCGCGGTCCGGCGGAAGAAGGCCGGGCACGGGATCAACGATCCCGGCTTCCTGCAGCCGCCCCGCTCCATGTCGGCGATCGGCGGCTGA
- a CDS encoding class I SAM-dependent methyltransferase — protein sequence MDSAEWDRRYAEKELLWSAEPNRWVAEVAADLPPGRGLDLAAGEGRNALWLAERGWTVTAVDFSKVALGRARALAERRLGEHVDRLRIVEADLLRYTPEPGAYDLVLIAYFHAPAEQRRAVVRAAAGAVAPGGLLLIVGHDSDNLANGVGGPQDPAVLYSPRDLAADLAGCGLEIVRAETRDRPVEQPEGTRVARDAFLLARRG from the coding sequence ATGGACAGCGCCGAGTGGGACCGCCGTTACGCCGAGAAGGAGCTGCTGTGGTCGGCCGAGCCGAACCGGTGGGTCGCGGAGGTCGCCGCCGACCTGCCGCCCGGCCGCGGCCTGGACCTCGCGGCGGGCGAGGGGCGGAACGCGCTGTGGCTCGCCGAGCGCGGCTGGACGGTCACCGCGGTGGACTTCTCCAAGGTCGCCCTCGGCCGGGCCCGGGCGCTCGCCGAACGGCGGCTCGGCGAGCACGTGGACCGGCTCCGTATCGTCGAGGCCGACCTGCTCCGCTACACGCCCGAGCCCGGGGCGTACGATCTCGTGCTCATCGCCTACTTCCACGCCCCTGCGGAGCAGCGGCGCGCGGTCGTCCGCGCGGCCGCCGGCGCCGTGGCCCCGGGCGGGCTGCTGCTCATCGTCGGGCACGACAGCGACAACCTCGCCAACGGCGTGGGCGGCCCGCAGGACCCCGCGGTCCTCTACTCCCCGCGTGACCTGGCCGCGGACCTCGCCGGGTGCGGCCTGGAGATCGTCCGGGCCGAGACCCGGGACCGGCCGGTGGAGCAGCCGGAGGGGACGCGGGTGGCCCGGGACGCGTTCCTGCTCGCCCGCCGCGGGTGA
- a CDS encoding type III polyketide synthase yields MARIAAVHGALPPYRYAQGEITAAFARMCLPPDADRGFLDRLHRNARVAHRHLALPLEEYGALDGFGAANDRYLAAALDLGAEAICGALKAAGLAPGDVDMIACVSTTGVATPSLDARLAGRLGLREDVTRLPLFGLGCAGGAAGLARVHDHLRGHPDHVAVLLSVELCSLTLQRDDLSPANLVAAALFGDGAAAVVACGDAAAPGPGPAVVASRSRLYPCSEGVMGWRVTGSGFRVVLDAGIPDLVRANLAGDVRRFLGEHGLTIGDITAWVCHPGGPKVLDAVAEALALPEDALDVTWRTLAEIGNVSSASVLFALRDTLARRPPPGSPGLLIAMGPGFCSELVLLRW; encoded by the coding sequence ATGGCGCGGATCGCGGCGGTCCACGGGGCGCTGCCCCCGTACCGGTACGCGCAGGGAGAGATCACCGCGGCGTTCGCGCGGATGTGCCTGCCACCGGACGCCGACCGGGGGTTCCTCGACCGGCTGCACCGGAACGCGCGGGTGGCCCACCGCCACCTGGCGCTCCCGCTCGAGGAGTACGGCGCGCTCGACGGTTTCGGGGCCGCGAACGACCGCTACCTCGCGGCGGCGCTGGATCTCGGGGCCGAGGCGATCTGCGGCGCGCTGAAGGCGGCCGGTCTCGCCCCCGGCGACGTCGACATGATCGCGTGCGTCTCGACCACGGGCGTGGCCACCCCCTCCCTGGATGCGAGGCTCGCCGGCCGGCTCGGCCTCCGCGAGGACGTCACCCGGCTTCCGCTCTTCGGCCTGGGCTGCGCCGGCGGGGCCGCGGGACTCGCCCGGGTCCACGACCACCTGCGGGGCCACCCGGATCACGTGGCCGTGCTGCTCTCGGTCGAGCTGTGCTCCCTCACCCTGCAGCGGGACGACCTCTCCCCGGCGAACCTGGTGGCCGCCGCGCTCTTCGGCGACGGTGCGGCGGCCGTGGTGGCGTGCGGGGACGCCGCGGCCCCGGGGCCGGGGCCGGCCGTGGTGGCGAGCCGCAGCCGCCTCTACCCGTGCTCCGAGGGGGTCATGGGCTGGCGGGTGACCGGCTCGGGCTTCCGTGTGGTGCTCGACGCGGGCATCCCCGACCTGGTGCGGGCCAACCTCGCCGGTGACGTGCGGCGGTTCCTCGGCGAGCACGGGCTGACCATCGGGGACATCACGGCCTGGGTCTGCCACCCGGGCGGCCCGAAGGTGCTCGACGCGGTCGCCGAGGCGCTCGCCCTGCCGGAGGACGCGCTGGACGTGACGTGGCGCACGCTCGCGGAGATCGGCAACGTCTCCTCGGCCTCCGTGCTGTTCGCCCTCCGGGACACCCTCGCCCGGCGGCCGCCCCCGGGCTCGCCTGGGCTGCTGATCGCGATGGGCCCGGGGTTCTGCTCCGAGCTCGTGCTCCTGCGATGGTGA